The following coding sequences lie in one Amycolatopsis cihanbeyliensis genomic window:
- a CDS encoding ABA4-like family protein has protein sequence MSTSALFGITFYLVVPFWAMMILAPRWSWTRRIIASPWIAAPPLIVYAILALRDLAELWAVVSRPDLGALQAFLGDPVGAAAIWAHLIAFDLLIGRWMYLDARERGVHHAFLAPILVLTILLSPFGLLTYLLVRAVPRSRRGSRTASDGPR, from the coding sequence ATGAGCACGAGCGCGCTTTTCGGTATCACGTTCTACCTGGTCGTGCCGTTCTGGGCGATGATGATCCTTGCTCCCCGCTGGTCCTGGACCCGGCGGATCATCGCCTCGCCCTGGATCGCCGCCCCGCCGCTGATCGTCTACGCGATACTCGCGCTGCGGGACCTCGCCGAGCTGTGGGCGGTGGTGAGCCGTCCCGACCTCGGCGCGCTGCAGGCCTTCCTGGGTGATCCCGTCGGTGCGGCCGCCATCTGGGCCCACCTGATCGCCTTCGACCTGCTGATCGGGCGGTGGATGTACCTCGACGCGCGGGAGCGTGGCGTCCACCATGCGTTCCTCGCGCCGATCCTGGTACTGACCATCCTGCTGTCGCCGTTCGGCCTGCTCACGTATCTGCTGGTGCGGGCGGTTCCTCGATCTCGCCGAGGATCCCGTACAGCGAGCGACGGGCCTCGTTGA
- a CDS encoding type IV toxin-antitoxin system AbiEi family antitoxin domain-containing protein has protein sequence MDMVRALELLSGYTAGQWGLVTTRQALPLGVDDVTLHRLKAAGLLETVRHGVHAMTSSVASEARPEQAAWLSLRPEMAAWERPKLDHDGGVISHQSAARLHGLGDLPNTRVEMTVPRRRTMRDPGVWLRKAKLTEPEVTVLDGLPVTTPVRTIQDLLDRNTDSSHIATIIRQAVEAGQVRIDQLPEQISPFARRYGARPGDGTELLTQLLAQIGLSIHELATRHSGIAWGQLSGIGWADLENANVTWGQLATVAPELAQRFLRDPAERKSTPEPNDGT, from the coding sequence ATGGACATGGTTCGGGCGCTGGAACTGCTCAGCGGGTACACCGCTGGCCAATGGGGCCTGGTGACCACCCGACAGGCACTGCCCCTGGGGGTGGACGATGTCACGCTGCACCGGCTCAAGGCCGCGGGCCTGCTGGAGACGGTGCGTCACGGAGTACACGCGATGACCTCCTCCGTAGCGTCCGAGGCGCGTCCCGAACAAGCCGCCTGGCTGAGCCTGCGCCCCGAGATGGCGGCCTGGGAACGCCCCAAACTCGATCACGATGGCGGCGTGATCTCCCACCAGTCGGCCGCTCGACTACATGGCCTTGGCGACCTGCCGAATACTCGCGTCGAGATGACGGTTCCCCGCAGGCGCACGATGCGCGACCCAGGTGTATGGCTACGGAAAGCGAAACTGACGGAGCCCGAGGTGACAGTGCTCGACGGACTTCCTGTCACAACCCCGGTACGCACGATTCAGGATCTACTTGACCGGAATACCGACAGCAGCCATATCGCAACCATCATCAGACAAGCCGTGGAAGCGGGCCAAGTCCGAATCGATCAGTTACCCGAACAGATCTCTCCGTTCGCGCGACGTTATGGAGCCAGGCCCGGAGACGGCACGGAACTTCTGACCCAGCTACTCGCACAGATCGGGCTCTCTATCCACGAGCTGGCAACACGCCATTCGGGAATTGCCTGGGGGCAGTTGAGCGGCATCGGCTGGGCGGATCTCGAGAACGCGAACGTCACCTGGGGGCAACTGGCCACCGTCGCACCGGAACTCGCTCAACGGTTCTTGCGCGACCCGGCCGAGCGAAAATCCACCCCCGAACCGAACGACGGAACATGA
- a CDS encoding class I SAM-dependent methyltransferase, with amino-acid sequence MKRSARRVDVLPSPNIWYHPDAYELENRVQDADQAIWRVLRRECDWAGKDVLDIGCGDGFHLARFAETARSVVGVEPHGPLVERAARRVAAVSGVTVRRGTAARLPLSPASVDLVHARTAYFFGPGCGPGLRAAERALRRGGTLAIVDLDVGRGPYGDWMRADLPGYDPAAVDRFFAEAGFRCLRVDTRWRFPDRKAVETVLRIEFSAPVAERAIAQVLRMNQKACGELVLPVGYRVLLRPKRAGPRRLRS; translated from the coding sequence GTGAAGAGATCCGCGCGCAGGGTGGATGTGTTGCCAAGCCCGAACATCTGGTACCACCCCGATGCGTACGAGCTGGAGAACCGTGTGCAGGACGCGGACCAGGCGATCTGGCGGGTGCTCCGGCGGGAATGCGACTGGGCCGGTAAGGACGTGCTGGACATCGGGTGCGGCGACGGTTTCCACCTGGCCCGGTTCGCGGAGACAGCGAGGTCCGTGGTGGGGGTGGAGCCGCACGGCCCGCTGGTGGAGCGGGCCGCGCGCCGGGTCGCCGCGGTATCGGGCGTGACGGTGCGGCGGGGCACCGCCGCGCGGCTTCCGCTGTCCCCGGCCAGCGTCGATCTGGTGCACGCGCGCACCGCGTACTTCTTCGGCCCTGGCTGCGGGCCCGGGCTGCGGGCGGCCGAGCGGGCGCTGCGGCGTGGGGGAACGCTGGCCATCGTGGATCTGGACGTCGGCCGCGGCCCGTACGGCGACTGGATGCGGGCCGACCTACCCGGCTACGACCCCGCCGCGGTGGACCGGTTCTTCGCCGAGGCGGGCTTTCGTTGCCTGCGGGTCGATACCCGGTGGCGGTTCCCGGATCGGAAGGCGGTGGAGACCGTGCTGCGCATCGAGTTCAGCGCGCCGGTCGCGGAGCGGGCGATCGCGCAGGTCCTGCGGATGAACCAGAAGGCGTGTGGGGAACTGGTGCTCCCCGTGGGGTACCGGGTGCTGCTCAGGCCGAAGCGCGCCGGCCCGCGTCGGCTCCGGTCCTGA
- a CDS encoding type II toxin-antitoxin system PemK/MazF family toxin, producing MVIERGGIHWADLGEPEGSRPAKRRPVLVIQSDPYNASRLSTVLVAVLTSNTKLAAAPGSVFLPSAATSLPRDSVVNVTALVTLNKPDLAQHVGDVPLALMREVDAGLRQVLGL from the coding sequence GTGGTGATCGAACGGGGCGGCATCCATTGGGCCGATCTCGGTGAACCCGAGGGCTCGCGGCCCGCCAAACGTCGTCCCGTACTTGTCATCCAGTCGGACCCCTACAACGCCAGCAGGCTGTCGACCGTCCTCGTGGCGGTACTCACCTCCAACACCAAACTGGCCGCCGCGCCGGGGAGCGTGTTCCTGCCCTCGGCAGCGACCAGCCTGCCCCGGGACTCGGTCGTGAACGTCACGGCGCTGGTCACGTTGAACAAGCCTGATCTCGCTCAGCATGTAGGCGACGTACCCCTTGCGCTGATGCGTGAGGTTGACGCAGGGCTCAGACAGGTCCTGGGCCTGTGA
- a CDS encoding phosphatidate cytidylyltransferase → MSGEREDVPEPKSARAGRDLPAAIGVGVALGAAILVSLLTVRFVFIGIIAAAIVVGTIELAGALRRAANIRIALVPVLVGGQAMIWLAWPFGREGALTAFVLTVLACLLWRLRGGADGYLRDVGSSVFAAAYLPLFAAFAAMLVPPEDGVGRVLAFMIGVVASDTGGYIAGVLRGRHPMAPSISPKKTWEGFGGSLLAGVVAGSLTFSLMLDAQAWQGVLFGAAIVLTATLGDLMESLIKRDLGIKDMGNLLPGHGGLMDRLDSLLPSAVVSWLLLSAFVP, encoded by the coding sequence GTGAGCGGGGAACGCGAGGACGTGCCCGAACCGAAGTCCGCGCGGGCGGGTCGCGACCTACCCGCGGCGATCGGCGTCGGGGTGGCACTCGGCGCGGCGATCCTGGTTTCACTGCTCACGGTCCGGTTCGTGTTCATCGGGATCATCGCCGCGGCGATCGTGGTCGGCACCATCGAACTCGCCGGTGCGCTGCGCCGCGCGGCGAACATCCGGATCGCGCTGGTTCCGGTGTTGGTCGGGGGTCAGGCGATGATCTGGCTGGCCTGGCCGTTCGGTAGGGAAGGAGCGCTCACCGCCTTCGTGCTCACCGTGCTCGCCTGCCTGCTCTGGCGACTGCGCGGCGGCGCGGACGGCTACCTGCGAGATGTCGGCTCCTCCGTGTTCGCGGCCGCCTACCTGCCGCTGTTCGCCGCCTTCGCCGCGATGCTGGTACCGCCGGAGGACGGCGTCGGCAGGGTGCTGGCGTTCATGATCGGCGTGGTGGCCTCGGACACCGGCGGCTACATCGCGGGTGTCCTGCGTGGCAGGCATCCCATGGCGCCCTCGATCAGCCCGAAGAAGACCTGGGAGGGCTTCGGCGGCTCGCTGCTGGCCGGGGTGGTCGCGGGCTCCCTGACCTTCAGCCTGATGCTGGACGCCCAGGCATGGCAGGGCGTGCTCTTCGGGGCGGCCATCGTGCTGACCGCCACCCTGGGCGACCTGATGGAGTCACTGATCAAGCGCGACCTCGGGATCAAGGACATGGGCAACCTGCTGCCCGGCCACGGTGGTCTGATGGACCGGTTGGATTCCCTGCTGCCCTCGGCCGTGGTGTCCTGGCTGCTGCTCAGCGCCTTCGTGCCCTGA
- a CDS encoding PadR family transcriptional regulator, translating into MRTAILALLAEQSRHGYEIIGEIAERSRGLWRPSPGSIYPTLQLLADEGLVRSSEDGGKRLFELTEEGIGAAGQLDGTPPWEQIARDVDPNEVELRNATGALMGAMKQVSRVGSSQQKAKAVTVLNEARRSLYGILGEIEEPPAPADT; encoded by the coding sequence GTGCGTACCGCGATCCTCGCCCTGCTGGCCGAGCAGTCCCGGCACGGCTACGAGATCATCGGCGAGATCGCCGAGCGCAGCCGCGGCCTCTGGCGGCCGAGCCCCGGCTCGATCTACCCCACCCTGCAGTTGCTTGCCGACGAGGGCCTGGTGCGCAGCAGCGAAGACGGGGGCAAGCGCCTGTTCGAACTGACCGAGGAGGGCATCGGCGCCGCCGGGCAGTTGGACGGCACCCCGCCCTGGGAGCAGATCGCCCGGGACGTCGACCCGAACGAGGTCGAGTTGCGCAACGCCACCGGTGCCCTGATGGGCGCCATGAAGCAGGTGAGCAGGGTCGGCTCCAGCCAGCAGAAGGCGAAGGCCGTCACGGTGCTCAACGAGGCCCGTCGCTCGCTGTACGGGATCCTCGGCGAGATCGAGGAACCGCCCGCACCAGCAGATACGTGA
- a CDS encoding VOC family protein, translating to MSPGSSDLTPALLPGTPCWIELATPDEAAARHFYAGLFGWRFQTSPDPATGRYTIASINVAAAGGMYQARAGQPQGWILHLAVHNTSTTAEWVEHLGGRRMLGPVDIPDRGSILHAVDPGGVPVVFWQPASSWEFSFGIPGTFTGADINTHDGAAADGFFCRLFNFTGEQIGMQNIDYAEWRLDQFPVLYRYVMGPEYEPTAPPHWMIYFEIDPTRGTDSVAAHAGTLGGTVVAPPFDTPFGRTAIIADPGGAPFSIIDRSKVVEGWGRAEVDDPYDD from the coding sequence ATGTCGCCCGGTTCGTCGGACCTGACGCCCGCGCTGCTTCCCGGAACCCCATGCTGGATCGAACTCGCGACGCCGGACGAGGCCGCTGCCCGGCACTTCTACGCCGGGCTGTTCGGCTGGCGCTTCCAGACCAGCCCCGATCCGGCCACCGGCCGCTACACGATCGCGAGCATCAACGTGGCCGCCGCGGGCGGGATGTACCAGGCGCGGGCCGGTCAGCCACAGGGCTGGATCCTGCACCTGGCGGTGCACAACACCAGCACGACCGCCGAATGGGTCGAGCATCTCGGCGGCAGGCGGATGCTGGGGCCGGTGGACATCCCGGACCGCGGCAGCATCCTGCACGCCGTCGATCCCGGCGGGGTGCCGGTCGTGTTCTGGCAGCCCGCGAGCAGTTGGGAGTTCAGCTTCGGCATCCCCGGCACCTTCACCGGCGCGGATATCAACACCCACGACGGCGCCGCGGCCGACGGCTTCTTCTGCCGACTGTTCAACTTCACCGGTGAACAGATCGGGATGCAGAACATCGACTACGCGGAATGGCGGCTGGATCAGTTCCCGGTGCTCTACCGCTACGTGATGGGGCCGGAGTACGAACCGACGGCGCCGCCACACTGGATGATCTACTTCGAGATCGACCCCACCCGCGGCACCGACTCCGTGGCGGCGCACGCCGGCACGCTGGGCGGAACCGTGGTGGCGCCACCGTTCGACACCCCCTTCGGGCGCACCGCGATCATCGCCGACCCTGGCGGGGCACCCTTCTCGATCATCGACCGGTCGAAGGTGGTCGAAGGCTGGGGCCGAGCCGAGGTGGACGACCCCTACGACGACTGA
- a CDS encoding nucleotidyl transferase AbiEii/AbiGii toxin family protein, whose translation MTRKPPLSPHAFTSSLKARAANTSKVTGVPTGELLERYYHRRLLARVFHADPDKWVLKGGQALLVRWPRARYSTDVDLLRTVDEATIDETVSALIAAVSTDLDDDLRFDHHDTSRETAADRPSRKVRFKVMFGLRQLSTVSVDVVVTGLQPRGELLVEPLDPPFSVDSGPWPTVRMWPLEDHVADKIAAMYERHGARLLPSTRFKDLVDLVLIANKSSLSGTVTHAALHAEVHRRQAAGTQLVLPETFVVPSPVWPAGYRAEAAKAHELPMPFRTMDGATPLADAFISPLLRQHGPAGRWQCERREWC comes from the coding sequence ATGACCCGAAAACCGCCACTCAGTCCGCACGCCTTTACCAGTTCACTGAAAGCTCGTGCCGCCAATACCTCGAAAGTCACCGGTGTTCCCACCGGTGAACTCTTGGAGCGCTACTACCATCGTCGCCTGTTGGCTCGGGTCTTCCACGCCGATCCTGACAAGTGGGTCCTGAAAGGTGGCCAAGCCCTCCTCGTACGGTGGCCAAGGGCGCGGTACTCGACAGACGTCGACCTGTTACGAACCGTCGATGAGGCCACCATTGACGAGACCGTGTCCGCGTTGATTGCTGCGGTCTCGACGGACCTTGACGACGACCTGCGCTTCGATCACCATGACACGTCCCGTGAAACGGCAGCGGACAGGCCTTCCCGGAAAGTGCGGTTCAAGGTCATGTTCGGTCTGCGTCAGCTGTCCACGGTGAGCGTCGACGTAGTGGTGACTGGACTTCAGCCTCGGGGAGAACTGCTCGTCGAGCCATTGGACCCACCATTCTCAGTCGACTCCGGTCCGTGGCCAACGGTGCGCATGTGGCCATTGGAAGATCACGTCGCGGATAAGATCGCGGCGATGTACGAACGCCATGGTGCACGGTTGCTGCCATCAACCAGATTCAAGGACCTGGTCGACCTGGTACTCATCGCGAACAAGTCCTCGTTGAGCGGCACGGTTACCCACGCCGCGCTACACGCAGAGGTGCACCGGCGGCAAGCCGCCGGCACACAGTTAGTGCTCCCCGAGACCTTTGTTGTCCCCAGCCCCGTCTGGCCAGCTGGCTATCGCGCTGAAGCCGCCAAGGCTCACGAACTACCTATGCCGTTCCGGACAATGGACGGCGCCACTCCGTTGGCGGACGCGTTCATCAGTCCATTGCTGCGGCAACACGGCCCTGCGGGTAGATGGCAGTGCGAGCGTCGCGAATGGTGCTGA
- the rlmN gene encoding 23S rRNA (adenine(2503)-C(2))-methyltransferase RlmN, whose amino-acid sequence MTALPLVFDAPRRGLPPRHLADLTAAERAEAVTGLGEKAFRAKQLSHHYFSRLTVDPEAMTDIPAASRQRLVEELMPTLLTEVRALACDDGTTRKTLWRAHDGTLLESVLMRYPDRATLCISSQAGCGMACPFCATGQGGLDRNLSTAEIVDQVRSAAAVMRDGLLPGPDGGPAPGRLSNVVFMGMGEPLANYKRVVGAVRRITEPAPAGLGISQRSVTVSTVGLAPAIRKLADERMQVRLAVSLHAPDDELRDELVPVNNRWSIDEVLSAARYYGDTSGRRVSIEYALIRDMNDHPWRADLLAKRLREHLGHLVHVNVIPLNPTPGSKWDASPKPVEREFVRRVNAAGVACTVRDTRGQEIAAACGQLAAEA is encoded by the coding sequence ATGACTGCCCTCCCCCTGGTTTTCGACGCGCCCCGCCGTGGCCTGCCGCCACGGCACCTCGCCGACCTCACCGCCGCCGAGCGGGCCGAGGCGGTGACCGGGCTGGGGGAGAAGGCGTTCCGCGCCAAGCAGCTCTCGCATCACTACTTCTCCCGGCTGACCGTGGACCCGGAGGCGATGACCGACATCCCGGCGGCGTCCCGGCAGCGGCTGGTGGAGGAGCTGATGCCCACCCTGTTGACCGAGGTCCGCGCGCTGGCCTGCGACGACGGCACCACCCGCAAGACGTTGTGGCGGGCGCACGACGGGACGCTGCTGGAAAGCGTGCTGATGCGCTACCCGGACCGGGCCACCCTGTGCATCTCCAGCCAGGCCGGCTGCGGCATGGCCTGCCCGTTCTGTGCCACCGGCCAGGGCGGGCTGGACCGCAACCTGTCCACCGCCGAGATCGTCGACCAGGTGCGCTCGGCCGCCGCCGTGATGCGCGACGGCCTGCTGCCCGGCCCGGACGGCGGCCCCGCGCCGGGCAGGCTGTCCAACGTCGTGTTCATGGGCATGGGCGAGCCGCTGGCCAACTACAAGCGGGTGGTCGGCGCGGTCCGCCGGATCACCGAACCGGCACCGGCGGGCCTCGGTATCTCGCAGCGTTCGGTGACGGTGTCCACGGTGGGCCTTGCCCCGGCGATCCGGAAGCTGGCGGACGAGCGGATGCAGGTGCGGCTGGCGGTGTCCCTGCACGCCCCGGACGACGAGCTGCGGGACGAGCTGGTGCCGGTGAACAACCGGTGGTCCATCGACGAGGTACTGTCCGCGGCGCGGTACTACGGGGACACCAGTGGCAGGCGGGTGTCGATCGAGTACGCGCTGATCCGGGACATGAACGACCACCCGTGGCGGGCGGACCTGCTGGCGAAGCGGTTGCGCGAGCACCTCGGGCACCTGGTGCACGTGAACGTGATCCCGCTGAACCCCACCCCGGGCAGCAAGTGGGACGCCTCGCCGAAGCCGGTGGAGCGGGAGTTCGTGCGCCGGGTGAACGCCGCCGGTGTGGCCTGCACGGTCCGGGACACCCGCGGCCAGGAGATCGCCGCCGCCTGCGGCCAGCTCGCCGCCGAAGCCTGA
- a CDS encoding type II toxin-antitoxin system Phd/YefM family antitoxin — MSRTIPHRELRNNSSAVLREVQAGERIDISNHGEIVAVLVPPNPHHRDSLRVRKARVTGGLSDLPRARIGQPAQESLDDLRGER, encoded by the coding sequence ATGAGCCGCACGATCCCGCACCGCGAACTACGGAACAACAGCAGTGCCGTGCTGCGCGAGGTGCAGGCCGGGGAACGCATCGACATCAGTAACCACGGCGAGATCGTGGCCGTCCTGGTGCCGCCGAACCCGCACCATCGGGACTCCCTGCGCGTCCGCAAGGCCCGCGTGACGGGCGGACTCTCCGACCTGCCGCGCGCCCGCATCGGCCAGCCTGCCCAGGAGTCGCTGGATGACCTCCGGGGCGAGCGGTGA
- the frr gene encoding ribosome recycling factor, whose translation MIDETLLDAEEKMEKAVSVAKEDLTSVRTGRATPAMFSRITVDYYGAATPLNQLASVNIPEARMAVIKPYDLSQLNQVEKAIRDSDLGVNPSNDGQVIRVVIPQLTEERRKEMVKVAKGKGEDAKISIRSVRRKAKEELDRIAKDGEAGEDEVARAEKELQNLTDNYVHQVEELVKHKEAELLEV comes from the coding sequence GTGATCGACGAGACCCTCCTCGACGCCGAGGAGAAGATGGAAAAAGCGGTGTCCGTGGCCAAGGAGGACCTGACGTCGGTGCGGACCGGGCGGGCGACCCCGGCGATGTTCTCCCGTATCACGGTCGACTACTACGGCGCGGCCACGCCGCTGAACCAGTTGGCCAGCGTGAACATCCCCGAAGCTCGGATGGCCGTCATCAAGCCCTACGACCTCAGCCAGCTGAACCAGGTCGAGAAGGCCATCCGGGACTCCGACCTCGGGGTGAACCCGAGCAACGACGGTCAGGTGATCCGGGTGGTCATCCCGCAGCTCACCGAGGAGCGGCGCAAGGAGATGGTCAAGGTCGCCAAGGGCAAGGGCGAGGACGCCAAGATCTCCATCCGCAGCGTGCGCCGCAAGGCGAAGGAGGAACTCGACCGGATTGCCAAGGACGGCGAGGCCGGCGAGGACGAGGTCGCCAGGGCGGAGAAGGAGTTGCAGAACCTCACCGACAACTACGTGCACCAGGTCGAGGAGCTGGTGAAGCACAAAGAAGCCGAACTGCTCGAGGTCTGA
- a CDS encoding helix-turn-helix domain-containing protein, which translates to MTSSDDSAIGQRRQLGAALRSFRKEAGMDRDAAAELIEITGPTLTRKERGENKFKRQEVEILARAYGINRDELDVLLELAREARAGTKRGEFPLFLPVKDRAFLELERDEAIEILAVTLSAIPLYFQTEEYMRTLWLSNGDLQTSERVDELVRLRRSRQQVVSKAGAPKIRAIIHEFALRLPVGGPEVMRRQLLSLAQACDLPNVEIQVQPISAGAYPGIDSTFYALRFASGPASDMVQVHGHSEAFYRDRPAATEPYMVEWDRRKVAALNLPASKALILDAAADFGT; encoded by the coding sequence TTGACCAGCAGTGACGACAGCGCGATCGGCCAGCGACGGCAGCTCGGCGCGGCCCTACGGAGCTTCCGCAAGGAGGCCGGGATGGACCGGGACGCGGCCGCGGAGCTGATCGAGATCACCGGGCCGACGCTGACCCGCAAGGAGCGCGGCGAGAACAAGTTCAAGCGGCAGGAGGTGGAGATCCTGGCCAGGGCCTACGGCATCAACCGCGACGAACTGGACGTGCTGCTGGAACTGGCCAGGGAGGCTCGCGCGGGTACCAAGCGTGGCGAGTTCCCGCTGTTTCTACCGGTAAAGGATCGGGCGTTCCTGGAGTTGGAGCGGGACGAAGCGATCGAGATCCTGGCGGTGACGCTCAGCGCGATCCCGCTGTACTTCCAGACCGAGGAGTACATGCGCACGCTGTGGCTGAGCAACGGCGACCTGCAGACCAGCGAGCGGGTGGATGAGCTGGTGCGCCTGCGCCGGAGCAGGCAGCAGGTGGTCAGCAAGGCCGGTGCGCCGAAGATCCGGGCGATCATCCACGAGTTCGCGTTGCGGCTACCGGTCGGCGGGCCGGAAGTCATGCGCAGGCAGTTGCTCAGCCTGGCACAGGCCTGTGACCTGCCGAATGTGGAGATCCAGGTGCAGCCCATCTCCGCGGGCGCCTACCCGGGCATCGATTCCACGTTCTACGCGCTCAGGTTCGCCAGTGGTCCGGCCAGCGACATGGTCCAGGTGCACGGGCACAGCGAGGCGTTCTACCGCGACCGTCCCGCGGCCACCGAGCCCTATATGGTGGAGTGGGACCGGCGGAAGGTCGCCGCACTGAACCTGCCAGCCTCCAAGGCGCTGATTCTGGACGCGGCGGCCGATTTCGGGACCTGA
- a CDS encoding CopG family transcriptional regulator: MKTAISVPDETFAQVERGAKCLGVTRSEFYAKAAQFYLDHLERESLTNEIDSALELIDDDDSSAVAVTAGRRRLELADDEW, translated from the coding sequence GTGAAGACAGCGATTTCGGTTCCTGACGAGACGTTCGCACAGGTCGAGCGTGGCGCGAAGTGCCTGGGAGTCACGCGCTCGGAGTTCTATGCGAAGGCGGCTCAGTTCTACCTGGACCATCTGGAGCGTGAGTCGTTGACCAACGAGATCGACTCCGCGCTCGAGTTGATCGACGATGACGACTCCTCCGCCGTTGCGGTCACGGCTGGTCGGCGTCGGTTGGAGCTGGCGGACGACGAGTGGTGA
- a CDS encoding type II toxin-antitoxin system VapC family toxin codes for MVRPIVVDAGPLIAIANAKDRHHQAVAAWLNTVATRDLLIPSLVLTEVCQLIEKYLGGQAEAAFIEELLKSTQFKIYYPMDDDFQRMAVLMRQCSDWPLGIADDAVVATAERVKTTEIATVDRRHFEHIRPVHVAYFTICPGYG; via the coding sequence ATGGTCCGTCCGATTGTGGTCGACGCTGGCCCACTTATTGCTATAGCCAACGCGAAAGACCGCCATCACCAGGCGGTTGCCGCATGGTTGAATACCGTCGCTACACGAGATTTGCTGATCCCGTCGTTGGTGTTGACCGAGGTCTGCCAGTTAATTGAGAAGTATCTTGGCGGCCAGGCTGAGGCCGCGTTCATCGAGGAGTTGCTGAAGTCCACGCAGTTCAAGATCTACTATCCGATGGATGACGACTTCCAACGGATGGCCGTGCTGATGCGGCAGTGCTCGGACTGGCCGCTGGGCATAGCCGACGACGCCGTCGTGGCCACCGCGGAGCGTGTGAAGACAACGGAGATCGCGACGGTAGACCGGCGGCACTTCGAGCACATCAGGCCGGTGCATGTTGCGTACTTCACAATTTGTCCAGGCTACGGGTAG
- a CDS encoding type II toxin-antitoxin system VapC family toxin, which produces MRCYVETSAAVKLLVEEPESAALAGYLDGQVNDGVELISSVLLETELRRFAARHDLPQSAVSALLDRLAIADVDRAIFFEAGILPGPHLRSLDALHIAVAVRTESDSMIAYDTRQTEAARTVGLRVTAPR; this is translated from the coding sequence GTGAGGTGCTACGTCGAGACCTCGGCCGCGGTGAAATTGCTGGTCGAGGAGCCGGAGTCGGCGGCGCTCGCCGGTTACCTCGACGGGCAGGTCAACGACGGCGTCGAGCTGATCTCCAGCGTGCTGCTGGAGACCGAGCTCCGGCGCTTCGCCGCGCGCCACGACCTACCCCAGTCCGCCGTCTCCGCACTCCTCGACCGCCTCGCCATCGCCGATGTGGACCGGGCGATCTTCTTCGAGGCTGGCATCCTCCCCGGCCCCCACCTGCGCAGCCTGGACGCCCTGCACATCGCCGTCGCCGTCCGCACCGAGTCCGACTCGATGATCGCCTACGACACCCGCCAAACCGAAGCCGCCCGCACCGTCGGCCTCCGCGTCACCGCACCACGCTGA
- a CDS encoding MerR family transcriptional regulator, whose amino-acid sequence MRMAELSKESGVPVATIKYYLREGLVPAGERTGRNQARYDETHVRRLRLVRALLDIGGFSIADVRAVLEAIDQQKSMHSVLGRAHQRLAPARTEADEDSRAWAMGRIEAVAEEQGWQLKSCDGAVDSLVSVLCTFRELGHHSSVELLSEYGAAAQRVAEADLGSLTGTDPAESTVERAVVGTALGDVLLAGLRRIAQQNASARYFGD is encoded by the coding sequence ATGCGGATGGCCGAGCTGAGCAAAGAGTCCGGCGTGCCGGTGGCGACGATCAAGTACTACCTGCGCGAGGGCCTGGTCCCCGCCGGCGAGCGCACCGGCCGCAACCAGGCGCGCTACGACGAGACGCACGTCCGCAGGCTCCGGCTCGTCCGCGCCCTGCTCGACATCGGCGGGTTCTCGATCGCCGATGTCCGTGCCGTACTCGAGGCCATCGACCAGCAGAAGTCGATGCACAGTGTGCTCGGGCGGGCACACCAACGGCTGGCACCCGCCCGCACCGAGGCGGACGAGGATTCCCGAGCCTGGGCTATGGGCCGTATCGAGGCCGTGGCCGAGGAACAAGGCTGGCAGCTCAAATCCTGCGACGGAGCGGTGGACTCGCTGGTGAGCGTGCTCTGCACCTTCCGTGAACTGGGTCATCACAGCTCAGTGGAACTGCTGAGTGAGTACGGCGCGGCCGCGCAGCGGGTCGCCGAGGCCGATCTCGGCTCGCTCACCGGCACCGACCCCGCCGAGTCGACGGTGGAACGTGCCGTTGTGGGCACCGCGCTCGGTGACGTGCTACTGGCCGGCCTGCGCCGGATCGCGCAGCAGAACGCCTCGGCCCGTTACTTCGGCGACTGA